The Oreochromis niloticus isolate F11D_XX linkage group LG18, O_niloticus_UMD_NMBU, whole genome shotgun sequence DNA window TCATTCATAATGCTCGACAAAATGCACCACATTTTTCAGTTCAACTCCTTGGTTTTTCTGTTGTTAACTTGTCACATTTAATAATATGTGAACTTGCTTTTGTAGTAACACATTTATATACTATATTTAACATCAGTTTAagtgtttttccttcttcattGTCTGGTGTGTAACATGCAATGTTGACAATGCACAATGCCCGTACAATTCAGCACCGTTATTCATAAATCAAGaatatgatttatgatttaaaattcttttgtttAGAGAGTTATAGACCTTAAACAGTTCTAAAATATAACTTGATATCTGagtgtttcttagttttatATGAGTCAGTTAGTCtaatttttttcccttgtttATTCAACTGAGAAATTAGTTGCCAGGAACATCCCTACCCTAGAAACAATGTACAAACATGTGTGCAATCTTCCAAAATCCCCACTGCATTACTCAAATGCTGATTGACTGACAAGTGGGCCAGAACAGGCAAGGGAGTGGCAATGGAGTTCACCAGGAATGGGAGGATagtaagaggggaaaaaaaaaaaaaaaaaaaaaaaaatcacagatcAAAAGATAGCTCATGAGAAGTACAGACAGTGGGTGCAGTGAATATGTTACATTGTTTAACActcacttcagctctttgtagaTTATAACTTCACTCTACTCTGCAGCTGGCTGACATACCAGTAACAGCACAAGCAAAAGTACCCCACAGACCGGTTGTACCACATACTTTGTACAGTGCCTCTATCGACAACAGACACTCTCTGCAAGTAGACAGGCCAACGGAGTGCCAGCATACTCCCAATGCACTAACACTGCTGAACCATAATTTCAGGATAAGGCAAATGTAGTATACCACCACACTATGGATCCActtaaagttttgaatataatgaaagaagaaaattcAATATTCTGAGAAGGAAGTTGAAATTACTCTGAAAGAAACCATACCGCTTGGCTGGGATTGCGCTGTGAGTTGACAGTTTGGTCGGTTTCAAGAGAGTCCAGAGGCTGCTCGGTAAGGGTGAGGACACGTGGAGGGGCCTTCATGTTCAGGAGGTCCGCAGGAGGGATGGACTGAATCAGATCCAAGTCTCTTGGACATGCAAATCGAGGATCCTCGTCATCACCTACAGAAAAAAAGGGGTCATGAAATTTTTATACAGCATATGGGCCCATATGTCATGGTTTCCACTTTCAGCTGTTAACAGTTGTTTCCCTTAATgtactactttttttttcctcaccaaatacTTGATATACATGATTTAAACATAATACCTGAAACATGACTGCCAACTGTCATCCTCACCTGCAACGACGATCCTCTCAGGAACCTGCATCAGAGCTGTATGAGTGGGCAAGGGCTGCTGAAGTGGCATGGACCCTGTTTGGCTCTCTGGGGCCACTTTGAGGGTCTCTGGGATTCGCATGCGCTGGCTGATGCCCTCTGTATACTCCAGCTCAAAATGGATGCGATTCATCTCAGCCACCTCTACAGAGGGGGTAGTGAAAGTTGCCCCACTCATCCAGCTGATAACCCACAAaatgggaaacaaatgaaactcACATACAGATATTAACCAAACAAAGTGAGGGTGTGAGTGTGACTGTCTCTAAGAGTTCAGAAATATAAGCTCAACTTAATGCCCCGTTTTAAATAAGACATTTTTCATATCTTGGCTGATTTTTTATGACATGCCAATTTACAGTAAAACACATGCTGCAGTTAACCCTGAATTTAGCCAATTAGCTCAGTAGCAAATGGTGCTACCTAAACTTTAAACACGATCATTAGCCCGTGCAAAAGGCATCTGCTCCAGTGTAAGGTAGTGAGTTTAGGTTCAAGCTAATGAGTACAGTACAAGAAATAGCATTTCATGTTACATAACAGCGACATGAGGTGAAGCTGTTGCTGGCAAGCCGCTTCAATGTCACTGAGTGAAAATCCACGCAAGACGCCATGTCTAGCTTGTATGTTAGCTATCTAGCTTGTCGCTATGCTTGACAATCGTTTAACAGACGATGCTATCCCTTTTAGCTAATTAAACAGTGCGCTGTAAGCCGCTGACTGTCTGCACTAACATGCTGGTAAACCAGAGGTCTGTCCTGTCAATACTCACCGTTATGGTTTTACCACCAGGGTTTAAACTGACATGCGCCAACACGCTGTTCGTGCTGTCATACAAACAACATCAGGGACTCCACAAACCACCCACCGAGACGGACTCAGCGAAAGCTCTCTACGCTTCTAGCTAGTGTGGGTGTAGCTGTTAATACTACCCCGCGTGACCGCCGGGGCGGTTACTATGAAGTGCACCGCCAGCCGCAAGAGTTGGTGAAACGCAATGGACACTTTAAATTAGCAGATTAACGAGCTTTATTTACGTAAGTTGGTtgtagtgtattttatttttatagtgaCAGAAGTTAATTTGTCTGAACTGCAAAAATAAGATGTTTTTCAAATGAAAGTAGCCAACGTCACGGGAAAAAAGAAGGCTGACCACATCCCAACAAAGTGTGGGGGGgtaaaaaaatctgtttgtgtGGGGCACACTAGGGCCGATTAAGATGCGGGACATTGCTTCAGTGTCTGGGTTAAAATGCACCAACCGGCCAGTCGTTGCTGGGGTGTTTTGGTAGCTAGATGGTTTACTTCGTGTGCAGGTTTAAAGTCTGATGGAAAGgaaaattgcattttaatgaAGCTGGACCTTTTGTATTGTAGATATCAGCAGTTTGTGGATGACGTCTTTAGGTATAATGTCTATGTATGACAGCTTGTGCACAAAGTtttgattaataaataaaagcaaaataaaatgtaaacactCAAAAGATGTTTGAATGTCTTGTTAATATGTGTGTTGACATCCTCTTTGTCCACACTATCCACTGTGCTCAAATTTATACTATTATAGCTTCATCACAGAGACAAACACTAAGATTTACTCCCACATAACACTTTGGGTAAATCCAACCACCAGTTGTCTGCATCTGCTTAATTTGATTTGCCTTAATTTGAATTCCCAGTTCCTCTTCTATCAATCATAcggagaaaacacacacaatcatttccacaaaatgtaatttaaacttatttcagctttaaattgaattgaacttgttcattttctatttttgtaTGTAATGAATCCTCAGTGGTGTTCTAATGCTGTCTGGCAGCATGTATGGTATTATGTGATGGTAGTGATGTATATATAGTTAGATCTGTTAGAACTGTTTTCAACGAGATCAcgtgtttttgtcatttaaaattgtgaatgtagttttattttattttattttttccgtGTACCATTTTCAGTACAGGAAAAACTTGAAAGGTTTGAAGAAACATGTCTCTAAAGCATGTAGAAATACAACTCCCACAATTCAacgaattaaaaaaaaaacttcgcGCATGCGTTCTCGATCTGGGCCATTATTTTGTCCTCCTCAAGCTTCAATTGAACAACGGGCTAAGCGCTtcttgaaatgaattaattattaattcacGGAAAGAGCTATTTTTCCCCTCTGTTTCGGACCACCGATACTCATGGAGTCTCTCGGTCAGTAGCTCGGCTGCTCAGTCCTCCGTTTTACCCGGAGGCCGAAAACAGTGCGCGGAGTGACAGCCCCGTTAAAGCCAGGAGACTGGGTGTTTATCTAGTTGGCTAGCCAGCCTAGCTAGCTTCCTAGACAGCTACGAGGGGAGGAAAAACCCGAAAGGACAATTTATTGACTATTGGAAGACAGGACTGTGGCCGTCCCTCTCCCGTCCAACCAGCCGAGGGGATGGCACACCTTCGAGACATGCAGAACCAGGTAGAGAAATGATCTTTTCTCCAACTGTCACCTCCCTGCTTCTTATCCAAGACAAGCCGAACCCCCGATGCTTCTCAGGCTTTCCATGAATAACCTGGGTGGTGGGCTAGGCCATAAAAGCAAGTGTTAGTATCCACAGATGTGaatttatgtatatataatgtTCTTGCCGGTGGCGCAGTCAGGTGTACAACTGACAAAGCCATCAACAAATGACAAATATGTAATAATAATCTCTGATCTTGTATGAGTGtgtaataacattttattttttcagagtTGGGCTTTTAGAGTTGAGTCTTAATTACTAAGATActcaatattttttaaacttagTGACTTCTTTGAAGGCGTCTTTGTTCGCAAATCATTGCTCATTTCCTGCTGTTATGGAAAGACAAAACCACTGAACTTTCAGGAGTCACACTTCTTAAATTACATCCTGGCACAAAGCTCGATCTAGAGTCTAGGTAATTATAAAGGGATGTGACTGAATAGATGGGCACTGGCATAGATAAGAAGGTTAATtataaatcatattttatatttgggCAGTGCATGCAAACACTATAATATGGAGATAAGGGACAACTGTGAACATCTCTTCTGTGTTGAGACTCGCCcactcataaacacacacattaaactACGGGGGGCTATCACCGTGGTATATACTCTGTACTTAAATCCTTTTGCTCTCACTGGGCCAGAATACTCGGTTGGACCCTGAGGAGTACTTCACCAAGCAGGAGCGGATCGGCAAGGGTTCGTTTGGAGAGGTCTACAAAGGCATCAACAACCGCACAAAGGAGGTGGTGGCCATTAAAATTATAGACCTGGAGGAGGCAGAGGATGAGATAGAAGACATTCAGCAGGAGATCACGGTGCTGAGCCAGTGCGACAGTCCTTACGTTACAAAGTATTATGGCTCATATCTGAAGGTGAGATAATGTAaatactgaagtgacacttgcAGAGATGATTAAAGATGCAAACACATGCAGTGGTTTGTTCCTTCAATTGTTTCCTCCTGCCATAGGGAACAAAGCTGTGGATTATCATGGAGTATTTAGGTGGAGGATCTGCTCTGGATCTAGTAAGTAGATTTCTATTTTTATGCAGCTTACAAAGTTTTAGACAACTCCTCCAATAGTGCACTTTTCATACTCGAGAAGGAAAACTCATCCTTTTGTCGCACTGTCACCATCCTAGCTGCGTCCAGGGCCTCTTGAAGAAACTTACATTGCTACTATACTGAGGGAAATACTAAAGGGGCTGGAGTATCTGCACTCTGAAAGGAAGATTCACAGAGATATCAAAGGTAATGAGCACTCACTTCAATCTTTACGGTGTTCGGTCCTTTTAAATCAAACTGGTTCATTTTATCCCTTGGTGAAGTTTGTTTGTGCAGATGTGAACCGAGTTATTGCACTCGGGCACAGACCAAAACAGCCGCACATAGACCCTTTGGAAGAGGTTGTCTTGGTGCAGTTCTAAATGAACTCAAGAATAGTTTATTTATGATGTGAATATGTTCCTGGTAGTCGACCCAAACAAACTACCAGGTTACAAGtttgagattttaaaaaaaaacttcctgtAGGTACGTATGCTGTGTAGTCAGGGATGCAGCAAAGTACTAGAGTTGTGCAAAGGTCTGTATGGGCTAGCAGCTATCCGTGAAATGAAAGTAAATTTTACGTATTCTCCAATAGTCTAGAACACAGCACCTTCTTTCTATATTTACACATCTGTCCAGTGAGCGGACTGAACATcctgatgtgttttgtttttttttctctttgtgaaaAGATACCAAATCATAGGGAAGAACTCCAAGTTTACAAACTCACCAACTATACCAGAGAAAACAAACTATAGGTGTGAACAAACCCAAAGAGTCTCATAGCTGTCAGCTAACACAGTTGTCAAGCTCTACGCTGGTACAAACTCGGGTATAATTCAAAGCTGGTTTATAGCGTACGCTCTTGTGAGTACAAGACTCAATGCTGTGATCCAACGTTTTATGTCAACAACTGAACGCTGTGATAAGAGAGCTGCTGCACAGCCAGCCTTAACCAGATGCTGCAGAGAAGAAGTGCACACACTGAAATATGCCAACAAGCTGTGTACATTTTTAACACCATCTGTGAGCTCGAAATCTCACAACATGCTGCGTGTGCGAATTGTATACACTTTTACATATTCCTGTGTGTGGAGctttttctgctctcttctTTCCTTGTTATGAAAGAATGTAACACTTTGTAATTAAGTAATCGCACAAATAAGGAGTTTAAAACTTGGGTGTATTACTTGGTGGGGTGGATTTATTCTCCGTATTATTTGTGTTCTTGTGCTGATTTTCTCCTTTTATCTACAGTTCCTTGTGAAATTGAATGCAGCACTCCAGTCTCCAAAATctaaaattaattattaattcattttagatttcaaaattGAGAGTTGGCCTGAATAAGCTGTAACAACATTGTTACTCATTATCTCAGATGTTCTGGCCTCATCTTATTTTTAGCACGTTATATTAACCAGACTGCTGTAACAGATACAAAAAGCAGACCCAGATACTTTAGGTTGTATTTTAACTGTCTGTCTTTTCTGCCTTTCTCCCAGCTGCCAATGTGCTCTTGTCAGAGCAGGGTGATGTGAAGCTAGCAGATTTTGGGGTGGCGGGACAGCTGACAGACACTCAGATCAAGAGGAACACATTTGTCGGCACGCCTTTCTGGATGGCCCCAGAGGTCATTAAGCAGTCAGCCTACGACTTTAAGGTGAGCAAACGTTTGTGAACAAGCTGTGTCTACACTGAGAGCATGAAGAGAGATCATTTTGATGTTAACCAACAGGAACTGAATTTTGATGCCTCAAACAACTCTTTATGTCTTTACCCTCCCAGGCTGATATCTGGTCTCTGGGCATCACCGCCATTGAGTTGGCCAAAGGGGAACCCCCCAACTCTGATCTACACCCCATGAGAGTCCTCTTCCTAATCCCCAAAAACACTCCACCCACATTGGAAGGCCCTTACAGCAAACCCTTTAAAGAATTTGTAGAGGCTTGTCTAAATAAAGACCCCCGTTTTGTGAGTAAAACACCAACATACATCAGCATCATACATCTGGTAATAACTGCTGCACTGAGACAAATTGAACATGAATTCTTTATCCTACCAAGTATTTTGGATTAGCATGTCCGGTCCTTAATAGGAATTAGAGATTGTTCTGGTTGTTTCTCAAATATTCCAACATGATCCAACGTGTGCTCTTGAAAGGCGCCAAAACCTTTCTGAGTAATTTGACACTGAAGCTTGCTTTAGCCTGTGTTTGTAGACAACAGCACTCCAGCTTCAAAAAACTATGGGCTGTGTGATATTACCCTTGGTTGTACGATTTTATGCTCCTCATGTTTTTATTcactacaatataaagcaccttgaggcaacagttgttgtgatttgacgctgtATAAATGGAATTGAATCGAACTGAATTTCTTATCTGCACAGAGGCCAACAGCCAAAGAGCTTCTGAAACACAAGTTTATCACACGTTACACCAAGAAGACAGCTTATTTGACAGAGCTGATTGACCGCTACCGCCGCTGGAAATCAGAGGGACACGGGGAGGAGTCCAGCTCTGACGACTCGGACATGTTAGTCTCAACAACATCACACTTATTTGCATTAACAATCAGGGTGTTTCTGTCAGGGTTTCAGGGGTATGTTTGACTCTTCCTTTCaatctttttcctctttctgtcctGTTCTTTCAGGGATGCTGATGGTGACGTAGATCAGTGTCCCATGTGGACCTTCCCCACAGTCAGGCCCACCTCTATGAACAAGTTACAGAAGGGCTACACGCACACAGATTCAGAGGTAAGGCAGACAGAGAGACGGCAACACCAGGtcaaatctttttttcctttcttacgCTCTGTTTTCTCTTTACAGTCAGGAGATTCTGTGAAAAGGCAACCAAAGTCACAGTGCTTGTCTGCTTTGGTAACACCCACCTTCAGAGAGGTAGGCCATACTGTTGCTTTTTATACAATCTCAGATTAATTTAGACAAAATGTAGTAGTCAGCGTATTTGCTTGACAATTGAAAGGTCACTAGGGTCCAAAAAGAAGGGCGTCCAATTTAAgactgccaaatcaaacatgcagcaTTACCTAGTGTGGCGACCCCTTGTGGCAAGGAAGCGGCCGACAGCGGCCTTTAGATTCATTTAGACTGGGCGTCGGCAACCTTCAGCATCAAGAGGCATTTTAGCTCCTGCTAGCAAACagttggataaaaaaaaaagaagcacacacgGGTAACGGGGGACAAACAGGCGGATGACAGATGTAATTGGGAGAGGATAAATCAatatatatagtatttgtatcaATAGGGCTACGGTCAACCCTAATTGTAACCTGTGGCTAACGTGAGCCACAGGTTGCTGACCTCTGATTTAGACAGAGGGCCAACATCATGACACCGTGAATC harbors:
- the stk25b gene encoding serine/threonine-protein kinase 25, which gives rise to MAHLRDMQNQNTRLDPEEYFTKQERIGKGSFGEVYKGINNRTKEVVAIKIIDLEEAEDEIEDIQQEITVLSQCDSPYVTKYYGSYLKGTKLWIIMEYLGGGSALDLLRPGPLEETYIATILREILKGLEYLHSERKIHRDIKAANVLLSEQGDVKLADFGVAGQLTDTQIKRNTFVGTPFWMAPEVIKQSAYDFKADIWSLGITAIELAKGEPPNSDLHPMRVLFLIPKNTPPTLEGPYSKPFKEFVEACLNKDPRFRPTAKELLKHKFITRYTKKTAYLTELIDRYRRWKSEGHGEESSSDDSDMDADGDVDQCPMWTFPTVRPTSMNKLQKGYTHTDSESGDSVKRQPKSQCLSALVTPTFRELKEKRRASGGGVGAIEELENAFNLAEESCPGISDRLVTHVMERVCRFSLNGNTTPSSR